A genome region from Anopheles stephensi strain Indian chromosome 2, UCI_ANSTEP_V1.0, whole genome shotgun sequence includes the following:
- the LOC118504289 gene encoding UPF0415 protein C7orf25 homolog, whose protein sequence is MQNYEHTIEELTQLAQEKIELGEKLLKSLSQRNTIEGVKKIQKKISQELKFLNRVKANRTVTINHILCSNLTHFGCLVDCLLASSDVKHVDYPLPVEDRACPLRVDIVCDGGATWVKVIARNPKSLSDAVYGRTSYGSKSILEQAEEYVQAACNFPYMFRPPTVVFRFLSKLDEELIEELQRIGVRVVILADDLGEETRNDVTATAGPSTVLSEATNPKDEIRLLNVDVTTLIAYCSAMTNGSARWEYKQPLLSEQACWERDKPVKPVLDRLFEGKRLICCQTAYDSFHDILSILGGEQEKVRAKELFNRIHVLPDVPLEQAPKELQSLKLGGKIRPRSLQVFAFGLYHRAVTVTSNEGFTRAAKMQGLEVPVFLHDARALTEDKERTAKPLPE, encoded by the coding sequence ATGCAAAACTATGAACACACCATCGAGGAGTTGACGCAACTGGCGCAGGAAAAAATCGAGCTTGGCGAAAAGCTGCTCAAAAGCCTTTCGCAGCGAAACACGATCGAGGGAGTGAAAAAGATTCAGAAGAAAATCAGCCAAGAGCTAAAGTTCCTGAACCGGGTGAAAGCGAATCGGACCGTCACCATCAACCACATTCTTTGCAGCAATCTCACCCATTTCGGGTGTCTGGTGGACTGTTTGCTGGCGAGCAGTGACGTGAAACACGTCGACTATCCGCTTCCGGTCGAGGACAGGGCCTGCCCATTGCGGGTTGATATCGTGTGCGATGGTGGTGCCACCTGGGTCAAGGTGATTGCCCGCAATCCAAAGTCGCTCAGCGATGCGGTGTATGGGCGGACGAGCTACGGCTCGAAATCGATACTGGAACAGGCGGAAGAGTATGTGCAGGCTGCCTGCAACTTCCCGTACATGTTCCGACCGCCCACGGTAGTGTTTCGCTTCCTGAGCAAGCTGGACGAAGAGTTGATCGAGGAACTGCAGCGGATCGGCGTGCGTGTGGTGATACTGGCCGATGATTTGGGAGAAGAAACGCGGAACGATGTAACGGCGACAGCAGGTCCTTCCACGGTGCTGTCGGAAGCCACCAATCCAAAGGATGAAATACGATTGCTTAATGTAGACGTGACGACGCTTATAGCGTACTGCAGTGCGATGACTAACGGATCTGCTCGGTGGGAATACAAACAGCCGCTACTCTCCGAACAGGCCTGCTGGGAGCGGGATAAACCCGTGAAACCGGTGCTGGACCGCTTGTTTGAGGGAAAACGGTTGATCTGCTGTCAAACGGCGTACGATTCCTTCCACGACATCCTGTCGATATTGGGCGGTGAGCAGGAGAAAGTGCGCGCCAAGGAGCTGTTCAATCGCATTCATGTGCTGCCAGACGTGCCTCTCGAGCAAGCCCCAAAGGAGCTGCAGTCACTGAAGCTGGGTGGAAAGATACGCCCGCGGAGCTTGCAGGTGTTCGCCTTCGGGCTGTACCATCGGGCTGTCACGGTCACCTCCAACGAAGGATTTACACGCGCGGCCAAAATGCAGGGACTCGAGGTGCCGGTTTTCCTGCACGACGCAAGGGCTCTGACGGAAGATAAGGAACGGACGGCTAAACCACTGCCAGAGTGA